CTGCCGTGATCGCCGACATCGCCGACGTCGCCCGTGGCACTGCCGGCCAGCCCTTCGGCATGCCGGTCTCCAGGCTCGAGCAGCCGACGCGGGCGCCGATGCAGCGTCATGAGGGCGGCTACTATATCCGCCTCGCCGTCGCCGATCGTCCTGGCGCTGCCGCCGCAATCGCGACCCGCATGGCCGAGGCCGACATCTCGCTCGAAAGCATCGTCCAGCGCCGTTCCGAGATCGCCGCCCAGCGCGATCCCGGCGGGCGCTCCGGCGCGCCGGTCCCGGTCGTGCTGATCACCTATGCCACCAGCGAGCGGGCGATCCGCGCCGCGCTGGAGAAGGTCAGCGCCGACGGCCACATCGCAGAAGCGCCGCAAGTCATCCGTATCGAGCGGGAATGAGGTGAATGGTGCGGTCGGCCACGGCTTCGCCATATCCTCGTCAACCCGCATGCTATTTGCCTCGGCCATCCGCTAACCGCGTTTAGGGAGTCCCCCATGTCCGTCGATCTCCGCATCTCGCCCGACCAGATCATCGAGCGCTATCTCTCGATGGAGCTGGTGCGCGTCACCGAGCGTGCCGCCGTTGCCGCCGCCCGCCTGCGCGGCCATGGCGACGAGAAGGCGGCCGACCAGGCCGCGGTCGATGCGATGCGGCGCGAGCTCAACCGCCTGCCGATCGACGGCGAGATCGTCATCGGCGAGGGCGAGCGCGACGAGGCGCCGATGCTCTATATCGGCGAGAAGGTCGGCAACAAGCAGGGCCCCAAGGTCCACATCGCCGTCGACCCGCTCGAGGGTACGACGCTCTGCGCCAAGGACATGCCGGGCTCGATCGCGGTGATGGCGATGGCCGGCGCCGGCCAGCTGCTCTACGCCCCCGACGTCTACATGAACAAGATCGCGATCGGCCCGGGCTATCCGACCGGCATCGTCGATCTCGACGCCTCCGCCGCCGACAACATCAACGCGCTGGCCAGGGCCAAGGGTGTCAAGCCGCACGAGATCAACACGCTGATCATGGATCGGCCGCGCCATGAGAAGCTCATTGCGGAAGTCCGCAAGACCGGCGCCTCGATCCGCCTGATCACCGATGGCGACGTCGCCGGCGTGATCTTCTGCACCGAGCCTGAGAAGACCGGCATCGACCTTTATCTCGGCATCGGCGGCGCGCCCGAGGGTGTTCTCGCTGCCGCGGCGCTGCGCTGCGTCGGCGGCCAGATGCAGGGCCGCCTGATCCTCGACACTGAGGAGAAGCGGGCTCGCGCCGCGACCATGGGCGTCAAGGATCCGAACCACAAATACGACATGGCCGAGATGGCCTCGGGCGACGTCATCGTCTGCGCCACCGGCGTCACCGATGGCGGCATGCTCTCGGGCGTGCGCTTTGGGCCGGAGGTGATCGAGACCGAGACGATTGTCTATCGCTCGATTACCGGCACCGTTCGCCGCATCTATGGTGAGCACCGCGAGCTCTCGAAGTTCCAGCTCGACTGACCCGAGGCACTGCCTGCCGACGGCGCGCTCAGCGCGCCGTCATCACGGCGCGGGTGAAGCCCGGCTCGACGATTGTCAGGCTGCCATCGGGCAGGCCGAGGATACGGTCCATCGCGATGCCCTGGAACTGGAAGCGCTGATCCAGCGCCTTGATCGCAGCGTCTTCCTCGGCGGTTCCCATCGCGTTGATCGTCCGTGCGACGGCGTCGTGGGTGCTGGCGTTGAGATGCAGGAGGATCTCCGCCGCAGCCTCGGGGTCAGGCACAGTGAAGGCACCTTCGGCCTTGCCCTGCGCGATAATCCCGGTCAGGACCGGCCGCATGACCGCGATCGAGGCGGCATTGA
This sequence is a window from Bosea vestrisii. Protein-coding genes within it:
- the glpX gene encoding class II fructose-bisphosphatase: MSVDLRISPDQIIERYLSMELVRVTERAAVAAARLRGHGDEKAADQAAVDAMRRELNRLPIDGEIVIGEGERDEAPMLYIGEKVGNKQGPKVHIAVDPLEGTTLCAKDMPGSIAVMAMAGAGQLLYAPDVYMNKIAIGPGYPTGIVDLDASAADNINALARAKGVKPHEINTLIMDRPRHEKLIAEVRKTGASIRLITDGDVAGVIFCTEPEKTGIDLYLGIGGAPEGVLAAAALRCVGGQMQGRLILDTEEKRARAATMGVKDPNHKYDMAEMASGDVIVCATGVTDGGMLSGVRFGPEVIETETIVYRSITGTVRRIYGEHRELSKFQLD